In a genomic window of Salegentibacter salegens:
- a CDS encoding 3-keto-disaccharide hydrolase produces MKKIILSVFTVTAMMACKNSSENSESESEVKAEEKNELSSQDEDFQYLFDGKNADGWRAYNGEEGEGLPDGWVIEDQTLKSLGKGGDIGGDIVYEEKEFDEFELYLEWKISPEGNSGVFYHVIEDEKYDAPYFAAPEYQIIDQLGFPQELESWQSIGGDYGMYDPEYNEEDLKEIGEWNSSRIRFTNEKVTYWLNGEKTLEFEPWSEAWQKRKEEGKWKDFPDYGKAKSGLIGLQDHGSFTWFRNIKIK; encoded by the coding sequence ATGAAAAAAATTATTCTAAGCGTTTTTACGGTCACGGCAATGATGGCCTGTAAAAATTCTTCTGAAAATTCCGAAAGCGAATCGGAAGTGAAAGCAGAAGAAAAAAATGAACTCTCAAGTCAGGATGAAGATTTTCAATATCTCTTTGACGGCAAAAATGCCGATGGCTGGCGGGCATACAATGGTGAAGAAGGAGAAGGTTTGCCTGATGGATGGGTAATAGAAGACCAAACCTTAAAATCTCTCGGAAAAGGTGGTGATATTGGTGGAGATATTGTGTACGAAGAGAAAGAATTTGATGAGTTTGAACTTTATCTTGAATGGAAGATTTCTCCAGAAGGAAATAGCGGTGTCTTTTACCACGTGATAGAAGATGAAAAATATGACGCCCCTTACTTTGCCGCTCCCGAATACCAGATCATTGACCAACTTGGTTTTCCGCAGGAACTGGAGTCATGGCAATCTATTGGAGGAGATTATGGAATGTATGATCCTGAATATAATGAGGAAGACCTGAAAGAGATAGGCGAGTGGAATTCCAGTAGAATTAGATTCACTAATGAGAAAGTCACCTACTGGTTGAATGGCGAGAAAACACTGGAATTTGAACCCTGGTCTGAGGCTTGGCAAAAAAGAAAAGAAGAAGGGAAGTGGAAAGATTTCCCGGATTACGGAAAAGCAAAATCCGGACTAATTGGTCTACAGGATCATGGCAGCTTTACCTGGTTTAGAAATATAAAAATCAAATAA
- a CDS encoding TolB family protein, with amino-acid sequence MKKLIFGSFLLVFLISGIPYETQIHKGFDSAQWDLGVFENEVTIGGTNPIGELDYNSDLQEYSFVFSQDAEPGGSNPFHYLYKSIQGNFILRTQLSFEDDAGSESNAGWIIRDNLGPKSAEVIAQVKNSGTASLRSNTIEGLKSEEVPISQVSVLQLERRGNVYYFSSAEWGDPFTTVKIENENLRSEVFAGLFFKPGSKEASGKVIVSNVRIIKPAGPDFEQYQEYLGSNLEILNVETGKRKILYNSAHSIQAPNWVNKDKDLIYNSNGYLYRYDLKSEKVEQIETGFATNNNNDHVFSFDESILGISHHNHEDDGASSLYIMDPAGDTLPQKITRDGVGASYLHGISPDNKRLIFTGDRKGKMDIYSIDIDTKKETQLTDTEYLDDGSEYSPDGKYIYFNSNRNGKMHLWRMKPDGSEQEQLTFDPKHNDWFPHVSPDGKWIAFISFPPEIDSGDHPFYQRCLLRLMPVDGGEPKVIAYIYGGQGSINVPSWSSDSKHIAFVTNTACN; translated from the coding sequence ATGAAAAAACTAATCTTTGGAAGCTTTTTGCTGGTCTTTTTAATTTCTGGTATTCCTTATGAAACTCAAATTCATAAAGGGTTCGATTCTGCCCAATGGGATCTGGGTGTCTTTGAGAATGAGGTCACTATCGGGGGTACTAATCCTATTGGAGAGCTGGATTACAACTCAGATCTGCAGGAATATTCGTTTGTATTTTCGCAAGATGCAGAACCAGGGGGATCTAACCCCTTTCATTATCTGTATAAATCCATACAAGGGAACTTTATTCTTAGAACTCAATTAAGCTTTGAAGATGATGCCGGTTCCGAATCAAATGCCGGATGGATAATTAGAGATAATCTGGGTCCCAAATCCGCTGAGGTCATTGCTCAGGTAAAAAATTCAGGTACAGCTTCCTTAAGATCCAATACAATAGAGGGGTTAAAATCAGAGGAAGTTCCCATTTCGCAGGTTAGCGTGCTCCAGCTTGAACGAAGAGGAAATGTCTATTACTTTTCTTCAGCAGAATGGGGAGATCCTTTTACAACGGTAAAAATTGAAAATGAAAACTTACGGAGCGAGGTCTTTGCAGGTCTTTTCTTTAAGCCTGGAAGTAAAGAAGCGAGTGGAAAAGTTATTGTAAGTAATGTTAGAATCATAAAGCCTGCCGGGCCGGATTTTGAACAGTATCAGGAATATCTTGGCAGCAACCTGGAAATTCTTAATGTGGAAACCGGGAAACGGAAAATTTTGTATAACTCCGCTCATTCCATTCAGGCTCCTAACTGGGTAAACAAGGATAAAGACCTGATATATAATTCAAATGGTTACTTATACCGGTATGATTTAAAATCTGAAAAAGTGGAGCAAATTGAAACTGGATTTGCAACCAATAATAACAATGATCACGTTTTTTCTTTTGATGAAAGTATTTTGGGAATAAGTCATCATAACCATGAAGATGACGGGGCATCATCCCTTTATATTATGGACCCTGCAGGGGATACGCTTCCGCAGAAAATAACAAGAGATGGCGTAGGAGCGTCTTATTTGCACGGGATCTCTCCAGATAATAAACGCCTTATTTTCACCGGGGATCGAAAGGGTAAAATGGATATTTACAGCATTGATATTGATACTAAGAAAGAAACCCAGTTAACAGATACCGAGTATCTTGACGATGGCTCAGAATATTCCCCAGACGGGAAATATATTTATTTTAACTCTAACCGTAACGGCAAGATGCATCTCTGGAGGATGAAACCAGATGGAAGTGAGCAAGAGCAATTAACCTTTGACCCCAAGCATAATGATTGGTTCCCACATGTCTCACCCGATGGCAAGTGGATCGCGTTCATCTCTTTTCCTCCCGAAATTGATTCAGGAGACCACCCGTTTTATCAACGTTGCCTATTAAGGCTTATGCCGGTAGATGGGGGTGAACCTAAAGTTATAGCTTACATATACGGTGGGCAGGGCAGCATTAATGTCCCTAGCTGGTCGAGCGACAGTAAGCATATAGCTTTTGTCACTAATACCGCGTGCAATTAA
- a CDS encoding AraC family transcriptional regulator, which yields MILSFLGKILSTTSPIPMHKDIHREITPLSPEDSFLVFDRIKNDFDFPIHFHPEFELNLVINGKGIRRVVGDSMEEINSNELVLVGPNIPHGWQLYKCTSNQIHEVTVQFHEDLFDSKLLSRRIMKPIKDMFERSAHGILFSEKIAAEIKPKLIRLSKIDGIDYLLELISILHDLANSRNQRLLSSYTSTYKDFENSDKIKIIYDYVQENYHNKILLSEISELVNMSQVSFNRFIKKRTGKTFIEYINDTRIGYASRWLIEKDLSIAEIAFKCGFNNIANFNRVFKKCKNCTPSQYREEFSGIKRVL from the coding sequence ATGATTTTATCATTTCTTGGTAAGATTCTTTCTACCACAAGTCCTATTCCTATGCATAAAGATATACACCGGGAAATCACACCTTTATCACCTGAGGATAGTTTTCTGGTTTTTGACCGAATTAAGAACGATTTTGATTTTCCTATCCATTTTCATCCGGAGTTTGAGCTCAACCTTGTAATTAACGGAAAAGGGATAAGACGAGTAGTGGGAGATAGTATGGAAGAGATAAATAGTAATGAACTAGTGCTGGTAGGACCAAATATACCACACGGATGGCAACTGTACAAGTGTACCAGTAACCAAATACACGAGGTTACCGTTCAGTTTCACGAGGATCTGTTTGATTCAAAGTTACTCAGCAGACGTATTATGAAACCTATCAAAGATATGTTCGAACGATCTGCCCACGGTATTCTATTTTCAGAAAAGATTGCTGCTGAAATAAAACCCAAGTTAATTAGATTATCTAAAATTGATGGTATAGATTATCTTCTGGAGCTTATCTCCATACTACACGATTTGGCAAACTCAAGAAACCAAAGGCTGTTATCTTCTTATACTTCCACCTACAAGGATTTCGAAAACAGTGACAAGATCAAAATAATCTATGATTACGTTCAGGAGAATTACCATAATAAGATCTTACTTTCAGAAATTTCAGAACTCGTAAATATGAGCCAGGTATCTTTTAACCGCTTTATAAAAAAGAGAACCGGAAAAACTTTTATAGAATATATCAATGATACCAGAATTGGGTATGCCTCACGATGGTTAATAGAAAAAGACCTGAGCATCGCTGAGATCGCTTTTAAATGTGGGTTCAATAATATTGCTAATTTTAACCGTGTTTTTAAAAAGTGTAAAAACTGTACCCCAAGCCAATACCGTGAGGAATTTAGTGGAATAAAAAGAGTGCTTTAG
- a CDS encoding 3-keto-disaccharide hydrolase, protein MKNIGILLTLLLVTLVGCKSESDLFNGKDLDGWQVYGTEKWYVEDGLLVAESGPDAQYGYLATEKEYKDFELEVEFLQEADGNSGVFFRSDIEGTKISGWQVEVAPPELHTGGVYESYGRGWLIKPEGKEDVLNYGDWNKMKIRVEGDKVQTWLNGKEMVDFSDEKIGDANGKIAVQIHDGGGIKVFWRNIKIKKLE, encoded by the coding sequence ATGAAGAATATAGGAATTTTATTAACGCTTTTGTTGGTGACTTTAGTGGGCTGTAAATCGGAATCGGATCTTTTTAATGGAAAAGACCTTGATGGATGGCAAGTATATGGCACCGAAAAATGGTATGTGGAAGATGGTTTACTGGTTGCCGAAAGCGGCCCGGATGCACAATACGGATATCTTGCGACCGAAAAGGAGTATAAGGACTTTGAACTGGAAGTGGAGTTCCTGCAGGAAGCGGACGGAAACAGCGGAGTGTTTTTTCGCTCCGATATTGAAGGCACAAAGATTTCAGGCTGGCAAGTTGAGGTTGCACCACCGGAATTACATACAGGCGGTGTCTATGAATCCTACGGGAGAGGATGGCTTATTAAACCCGAGGGTAAGGAAGATGTTCTCAATTATGGAGATTGGAATAAGATGAAAATAAGAGTTGAGGGTGATAAGGTGCAAACCTGGCTCAACGGGAAGGAAATGGTTGATTTTTCTGATGAGAAAATCGGTGATGCCAATGGGAAAATAGCCGTGCAAATACACGATGGTGGTGGCATTAAAGTATTTTGGAGAAATATAAAAATTAAAAAATTAGAGTAA